The proteins below come from a single Pichia kudriavzevii chromosome 2, complete sequence genomic window:
- a CDS encoding uncharacterized protein (PKUD0B00760; similar to Saccharomyces cerevisiae YER060W-A (FCY22); ancestral locus Anc_7.241): MQNLVQYARKTSQFVDSLGVETKGIHRYLPNERNNEQSIRPYISTLGLWISGCGGLTAMSSFFLGPLLFGLGYKDTLICGILGLLLGCLFAAYCATMGPRSGLRQMCSSRYLFGPWMVRIVGLITIIGFLGWSVTNSVLGGEILKWLSGGKLSLSVGVIIVCIVSLVVALFGIEYIMMFEGFIGIFVMIVVLLLYIISGKEYTQYTNLPTIGTDSLTKIGNRISFFTLAYSTTTTWGGCASDYYVVFPENVPQSTIFVFTFFSIGIPSLFSGVIGMLIGNAAVGNKLWNDTYEEKSLGGLLNLVFDRWGNFGKFLLVILWLSLITNNIINTYSSALSVQLLDDLAYRYLPRWFIVIIIFAITLVCSLVGRDHFSSILSNFLPMLGYWVTIYFILLLEENVIFRSTRLVKLFRKELYEELYLSRLQMGEDYTTSNDSEKAEEFRMVNNTVTSSNGLSLSSPSTSSASSTLVKGNTVPPFSTVSSVPYYNFEAWNDKYVLTNGIAAVFAFCCGVAGAVVGMNQVYYVGPIAKIVGEYHADLGVFLAMGFAGLSYPPARYIELLYFKK, from the coding sequence ATGCAGAACTTAGTCCAATATGCGAGGAAAACATCGCAGTTTGTGGACTCACTAGGGGTGGAAACAAAAGGTATACACAGATATCTCCCTAACGAGAGAAACAACGAACAATCTATTCGGCCATATATATCTACCCTTGGCTTATGGATTTCCGGATGTGGTGGATTGACTGCAATGtcttcattctttttgGGGCCGCTTTTATTTGGACTGGGTTACAAAGATACACTAATATGTGGTATACTGGGGTTACTTTTAGGCTGCTTATTTGCGGCATATTGTGCAACAATGGGCCCAAGAAGTGGGTTGCGGCAAATGTGCAGTTCAAGGTACTTATTTGGCCCATGGATGGTTAGAATAGTGGGATTGATTACAATTATTGGATTTTTAGGATGGAGTGTTACAAATAGTGTTCTTGGTGGtgagattttgaaatggTTGAGTGGGGGGAAATTAAGTTTAAGTGTGGGCGTTATTATTGTTTGTATTGTTAGTTTGGTTGTTGCCTTATTTGGTATTGAATATATTATGATGTTTGAAGGGTTTATTGGTATCTTTGTGATGATTGTTGTACTTCTACTCTATATTATAAGCGGTAAAGAGTACACTCAATATACCAACTTACCAACGATAGGAACCGACTCTTTGACAAAGATCGGCAACagaatttcatttttcaccTTGGCGTACTCAACGACAACCACGTGGGGTGGCTGTGCCAGCGATTATTATGTTGTCTTTCCTGAAAATGTGCCCCAAAGTACCATATTTGtgtttacattttttaGCATTGGAATCCCTTCTTTATTTAGTGGAGTCATTGGTATGTTAATTGGAAATGCTGCTGTTGGAAATAAACTATGGAACGACACATATGAAGAAAAGTCATTAGGTGGTTTGCTAAATTTGGTGTTTGATAGATGGGGCAATTTTGGCAAGTTTCTACTTGTTATTTTGTGGTTGTCTTTAATCACAAataacatcatcaataCATATTCGAGTGCATTATCTGTTCAGTTGCTAGATGATCTAGCATATAGGTACCTGCCAAGATGGTTTATTGTGATTATCATATTTGCTATTACCCTGGTTTGCTCTTTAGTCGGCAGAGACCATTTTTCATCCATCTTGTCAAATTTCTTGCCAATGCTTGGCTATTGGGTCACCATTTATTTTATCTTGttattggaagaaaatgTGATTTTCAGGTCAACCAGGTTGGTTAAACTATTTCGAAAAGAACTGTATGAAGAGCTATACCTATCGAGGTTACAAATGGGAGAAGATTATACTACTTCCAACGACAGTGAAAAGGCTGAGGAGTTTCGCATGGTGAATAATACCGTGACTTCTTCTAATGGCCTGTCACTATCGTCACCTTCGACTTCCTCAGCCTCCTCAACACTTGTCAAAGGTAATACAGTTCCACCATTTTCGACGGTTTCTTCTGTTCCATATTACAATTTTGAGGCATGGAACGATAAATATGTTCTTACTAATGGTATAGCTGCGGTTTTTGCCTTTTGTTGTGGTGTTGCCGGAGCAGTAGTTGGTATGAACCAAGTTTACTATGTCGGACCAATCGCAAAGATTGTGGGGGAGTATCATGCAGATTTAGGGGTGTTTTTGGCGATGGGATTCGCTGGCTTGTCGTATCCTCCTGCAAGATATATTGAGCTGCTTTACTTCAAAAAATGA
- a CDS encoding uncharacterized protein (PKUD0B00770), giving the protein MPVDGEETHLVFKLYDPSKLHHRVNVAGTFNNWNPNGDLLSFDLKTKTWLLDLLVDLPVNERVLYKYIVDEGTWICDGEAPSTKDELGNENNVTYVVAITRDQPEAGQKDNGPLNNTSDHENELFEPSEDAVQDGGSAPSSGESDTHNDVPQASQVLTRRNVHKSDFPDTPNVEEHRPTTSFWDQVKWFFHYLLSWFYPQTQT; this is encoded by the coding sequence ATGCCGGTTGATGGAGAAGAGACGCATTTAGTCTTCAAGCTTTACGATCCTTCCAAACTCCACCACAGGGTCAATGTGGCTGGAACTTTTAATAATTGGAACCCAAATGGTGATTTGTTAtcctttgatttgaagaCCAAGACTTGGTTGCTTGATTTGTTGGTGGACCTGCCTGTGAACGAAAGAGTTCTATACAAATACATAGTCGATGAAGGCACTTGGATATGTGACGGTGAAGCTCCTTCCACTAAAGATGAGCTGGGGAACGAAAACAATGTCACCTATGTAGTTGCTATCACTCGGGATCAACCGGAAGCTGGCCAAAAAGACAATGGCCCATTAAATAACACTTCTGACCATGAAAATGAGCTCTTTGAGCCAAGTGAAGATGCCGTTCAAGATGGCGGATCTGCTCCCTCTAGTGGTGAAAGTGACACTCATAATGATGTTCCACAAGCTTCGCAAGTCCTAACTCGCCGTAATGTTCATAAAAGTGACTTTCCTGATACACCCAATGTGGAAGAACATAGGCCAACAACGTCGTTCTGGGACCAAGTCAAGTGGTTTTTCCATTATTTACTCTCATGGTTTTATCcacaaacacaaacttga